GCGCAACGTAGGTGCAATTTACCTCTTCAAACGTGATTGGGAGGCTCTAGAGGACCTTACTAATTATGCTTTCGAAAAACAATTGATCACAGAGCAGGAAATGCTTCTGGATAAAGTCTATTTAGGCGTCTTGAAAGGTAATTTTAAGGTAGCATTGGACGTTTTTGAGAAAGGTTTCCCAATTTATCACAGTGAGCAAATCCTTGATGAAGAACTTGCAGGTGAAGATGAAATCAATATGGCCACCTATACCGATCTTCTCAGAATGAATGGGCAAAATGAAAAGGCAGATCGATTTTCTCAAAAATTCTGTGACTATACGCAAAATAGAATAGCATCCGATCCTGATCTTCACCCTCATAGGAAGAATGACTTGACATTAGATTGTATGTACCTTGCTGATCAAAAAGAGGACTTTTTAAAGGAACTAGATGACATCTACTTTGCTAAAAATGATAAAATGGACTGGTTTGTCAACATGAAAACTGGATTCTATTTGCGCTATGAGAACGACCCGGGATATCAAAAACTCTTTAAAAAAATAGAGGCTGAGGTGCACCGCCAGCGGGCTGAGGTGATCGCTTTCTTAAAAGAACAGGGCGCCTGGAATCCGGAGTGGAACAAGGAATTGGGGTTGGAATAATCATATAAAAATCAAAGTGCCATGAGCAACTTCTTCGAAGAACTCAAAAACCGCAATGTCTACAAGGTGGCCACGGCATATGCCATCACGGCCTGGCTTCTCATCCAGGTGGTCGATACCATAGGTCCTAACCTGGGCTGGCCGGAAAACGTGGCGAGCAATTTGATCAAGATCCTGATCGTGGGCTTCCCCATCGCCCTGGTGCTGACCTGGCTCTACGAGTTCACCCCTCAGGGACTCAAACGCACTGGGAAGGTACAGGAAGAAACTTCAGATAACAGGAGGGCAGGGAGAAGGCTCAATCGGATCATCATAGGTACCCTGGCGGTTCTTATCTGCTTTTTGCTTGTAGAACGATTTTTTATGGCCGGGTACACCACCATCAATGAAAGACAAAAGGCCAGTATAGCCGTACTGCCCTTTGATTACTTAAATAGTTTGAAAGATGAAGAATCACTAGAGGATCAAAAACTCCTGGCCAGTGCCATTCCCGCTCAGATCCTTAATGAACTGGGACAAATAAGCGGAATGTTTGTTCCGGCCAAGACATCCTGTTGGATGTATAAAGATAAAAAGGACAATGTAAAGACCATTGCTAAGGAGCTCGAGGTCAATTACGTATTGGAAGGAAGCATTCAATATATCGGAAGGGGCAGGCGGATAAAGATTAGTACCCGATTGATCAACGGCAATAACGGGTACACACTTTGGTCTGAAAATTATGAAGATGATCTGGATGAAATAGAGAATATTCAGGAAAAGATAGGCCGGAAGGTAGTCTCACAATTAAGGGTGCAACTGTTGCCAGCTGAAGAAAAAGCGCTGGCTTCAAAACTCAGTAAGGACCCGGAAGCGTACAGATTATACTTAAAAGGCAAAGAATATGCAACCCGGGGTACCACCGAAGATCTGGATAAGGCTGTGGATCTGTTAAACCGTGCCCTGGACCTGGACCCTGAATTTGCCGAGGCCCATGCAGAACTCAGCCTGGTATATCCTGCTCAGTTTTTCCGGTCTAATCTTGCTAAAGACGAACGTGATGAGAAATTGAAATATCACCTGGCAAAAGCATTGGAGTATGGGCCGGAGAAACCGGAAGTCCTGGTGGCCAGTGCCAGACATAAGTTATTTGGAGAATCAAAAGACTCCAGTCTGGTTATTGATGAGCTTAGAAAAGCTATTGAGTTAAATCCGAATTATGCAGACGCCTATTTCATTCTGGCGCGAGCTTTAAGTTGGGCCAAACAGAAACCGGAAATTTTTTATAAGTATGCTGAAAAGGCGATAGAACTTGACCCATTAAATGACCGAAGAGTGGAGTTTATGGCCAAGGTTTATTTTAACCTCGACAAAGAGCACGAGAAAGCGTTTGCTATGATGGATCGGATTATTCAAAAAGACTCTGCTTCCGACGCTGCCCGTTATAAGGCATTGTTCTTAATGCAGGCTCCTTATGGGGATATGTCAAAATCTTTTATACTGATACATGAGGCCGGTAAGAAAGAGCCCAATGAGTTGTTCAATTTGAATTACCATCTCATGGGCTCCCTTACTTTGGATCTTGTGCCCGTAGCGGAAAAGTACGGACGCCTCTTGCAAATGGCCTATCCCGAGAATGAGGCTCACACTTATGATAACCTTGCAGCGTTATATGAATTCAAAGGTGAATACAGTAAATGGAAGGAGATGACAGATTTTTGGGCATCAGAAAAGAACTTGGATCAGAAAACTGAAGCAATTAGCAGGGCTTATATTCAAATTGGTTTAGGTGATTCTGGGAAGGCAAGAAAAATTTTAGAAGAGGCCTTTCCATATGTAATGGCCAATAATGTCCCAGGCGACAGCATCTCCTATTTTAGGAGTTACTATGACGAACTGATCCTGTATGCAGAATTACTGAGGCTTGAGGAGGACTCTGAAAAGGCGGACATTCTGTCAAATGCTATTTGTGAATTTTATAGAATGGGCCCAAGTAAGAATGAAAGAGCTCCCCTGGATGTTAAAAACGAAGTTCTGTTAGATTGCTACTATTTTTCCAATGACACTATAAAATTCGTAGAATCCCTAGAAGACCGGTTCTTCAAACAGAAAGACCGGCAAAAGGTATTTCTGAACATTAAACAAAAGTGGTATCAACGATTTGAAAACCAAAAGGATGTTAAAGCACTCTTCGAACGAATAACCCAAGAAACCCACCGCATGCGCGCTGAGGTCATCGAATACCTAAAGGAAGAAGGAGACTGGGATCCTGCCTGGGACAAGGAACTGGGGTTGGAATAAATTCTTTAACTTGAGGTGATGAGCAATTTCTTCGAAGAACTCAAAACGCGAAATGTCTACAAGGTGGCTACCGCCTATACGGTAACCGCCTGGTTACTTATGCAGGTCGTGGGAACCCTTGCGAACAATCTCCGCTGGCCTGCCAGTATTGCTGAGACCTTTACGCTTATCTTAATAGCTGGTTTTCCTATTGCATTAATATTAACGTGGCTCTATGAATTTACACCCAAAGGCATAAAGCGAACCGGTAAAATACAGCAAGATACTTTTGATAATCGCAAGGCAGGACGCAGATTGAACAGAGTGATTATTGGCACATTGGCAATCACCTTGTGTTTCATGCTGGTAGAGCGATTCTTCTTTGCTGGTCGTACAACAATCAATAAAAAACAGAAAGCCAGTATTGCAGTACTGCCATTCGTTAACATGAGCAGTGATGCGGAAAATGCCTATTTCGCAGATGGTCTAACTGAGTCTATCTTGGACAAACTAGCCAAAATAAGTGGTATGCAGGTTACTGCCCGAACCTCTTCCTTTAAATTCAAAGACAAGAATGAGGATGTCCGTGATATTGGTCAACAACTATCAGTCAACTATATTTTGGAAGGAAGTGTGCAGTACGATCGCAGGAGCAATCGAATCCGGATCACAGCCCAATTGATCAATGCCAATAATGGGTATCATTTGTCGTCAGACTCCTATGAAGACAATTTTGATGAAATTTTCAGACTTCAGGAAGATGTTAGTCGCAAAATAGCCTCAAAGCTCCAGGTACGCTTACTGCCACAAGAGGAGAGGGAGCTGGCTTCCGAGCTTACAGGGAATAAGGATGCCTATAAGTTATACCTGGAGGCAAGAACATATTCTGTAAAAAGGGATGATAAAAATCTTGAGAAAGCCATTAATCTGCTCAACCAGGCTCTTGAAATAGACCCAGAGTTCGCGGAAGCCCATGCTGAGCTCAGTTTTCTGTACCCGCAGCGTTTCTTTTATGGCAACTTAAGTAAAGAAGTAAGGGACGAAAAGATGGATTTCCATCTTCGAGAAGCCGTAAGACTGGCTCCAAACAAGGCTGAGGTCCTTCTCGCTGAAGCCAGATATAACTCTCGAGGCAGATGGGATTCAAGTTTGGTGATTTCCAAAACAAGAAAAGCTATCGAGCTTCAACCTAGTAATGCTGATGCCCATTTTCTTCTTTTCCAGGCCTTAGGTAGGGCAGGACAGATGGAACTACGTATAGCAAGTTTGGATAAGGCTGTAACGCTAGATCCCTTCAATAGTACGTTTTTGTCGGCATGGGCCCGTTTGTATTTTTACCAGCTAAAACAACCCGAAAAAGGATTGCAAGCCATGAATAAAGTAATAGCCAATGATTCGTCTTATTTACTTGCAGCCGTTGGGAAAATGAATATGCTTACGTACGAACCCTATGGAGATCTTGCTCAGGCATTCACGTCCTACCATCAAATTACGCAAAAGAACCCATACGAAAGACCCAATCCCTTATTAGTGACTTCCTTGGATTTAGATTTAGACCCCGTTTCGGATAAGTATGCGCGCTATCAGCAAATGAATTACCCGGATAATGAGGATCATACGTTCGGAAACATACTTTTCCTTCATTCGTTAAAAAAGGAGTACGAACTTGCAAGGGACTGGATCCTTTTTTGGGAAAAAGAAAAAAACCTCGATCCCGAATTGGCTGCTCTTCATCTGGCGTATTTGGAATGGAAAAAAGGGGATCATAGCGGTCTGTATGCCCTTCTCGATAAATGGAATCCAAAATTTAGAGATGCCAGTATTACCTCTTCAGATCTAGATGGAGACAGCGCACGTGATTTGATTGATTATATCAACATTCTAAGGATGACAAACGATAAATCCCTCGCTGATAATCTCGCCGCAATTCTTTGTGAATACTACCAGAACAGGATAGATGATAACCCATATCTAATTTCAATAGGTAAAGAACGAATGCTCATGGATTGCTATTACGCTTCAGATGACATTCAAAATTTTCTGGATGTCTTGAATACCAGTTATTTCGTTCATAAAAATAAGGATGGAGTATTCAGTGAACTCAGGTACGGAACCTACGATAGGTTCAATCAAAATGCAGAATTCAGGGCTTTAAAGAACAGAATAATTGAGGATACCCATCGAATGCGAGCCGAAGTCATCACTTACTTGAAAGAAGAAGGCGAATGGGATCCCGACTGGGATAAGGAGCTGGGGCTAGATTAAAGCTATCTGTCGATAAGAACAAAGGGAATCTCTCTTTTCTAAGGCCGCTCCCATCCAAAATGCTCCTTTACCATGGCCTTTACCTGATTTTCCGTCATACTATCCGCTGTTTTGACCGCCTGTATTTTGGCTCCTATCTCCGCGTATCTTTCATGCATCTCTTTGGCAAATTTATCCTTCACCTCTGCAGGGCCGAAGATGGAGATGACATCCGCCTTTTTGACCGTGTCTGCCAGTTTTGCAAAATACTCCCGCAACTGGTGCTTTTCCCGCTCCAGATAACGGCTGTCCTGTACTACCTGCTGGGGTCCCCAGCGGGTCTTGGAACGAGAGCCACCCCTGACGTTGTAGAACTCCATCTCGGATTCTATGGTCTTAAAGTGTTCTTTCTCACTCTCAAGCGTAACGATATGTGCCTTTTCCTTATCGATCCAGATTCCAACTTTTTTCATGATAGTATTTTTTATTATTACTATTATTCCCCTTCTGCTCAATGAATTACGTCAAATTACAACTTATAGAAGGAGGATAAAATGATAATTGTCATCCTATCAACCCAATTGATCTTTTCTTTTTAATAGGTCTGTCCCAACTATTGTTTATTTTAATGCGATGATTAAGTTGAAACTATTACGTTCCTTCTAAGCCGTTTTACAAATGAAGAAGATTGTGATTGCCCCGGATAAATTTAAAGGCTCGCTCACGGGACTGGAATTCTGTGAGGCGGCAGAAACGGGTTTAAGGCAAGTTTTTAATGAAGTGGAGATCATCAAAGCTCCCCTGGCCGATGGTGGCGACGGGACCATCGAAGTGGTTCGTTACTACCTCAATGCCGATACCGTTGAAGTTACGGTTAATGATCCTCTTTTCAGACCCATTAAGGCTACCTACCTGTTTTCGAAATCCTCAGGAACCGCTTATATAGAAATGGCAGAGGCATCCGGACTCAAGGTCCTCAAGGACCATGAAAGGAACTGTATGCAAACCACTACCCTGGGAACAGGACAACTTCTTGCAGATGCCCTTGGTAAAGGAGCTAAAGAAATTATTCTGGGCATAGGTGGCAGTGCCACCAATGATGCCGGGATGGGTATGGCTACAGCCCTGGGCTTTAAATTCCTGGACAAGGAGGGAGATATCCTAAGTCCGGTGGGAGCCAACCTGATCCAAGTGGCAACTATTGATACTGCGGATGTTCTACCCCAACTGAAAGACCTGGTAGTAAGGGTAGCCTGTGATGTCACCAATCCGCTTTACGGCCCTAATGGAGCAGCCCGTATTTACGCCGCTCAGAAAGGGGCGTCTGAAGGAGAGATAGACCAATTGGACGAGGGTTTAAAGCGTTTTGCCAGGTTTCTTGAAAAAGACTTTAATATTGATGTTCAGCAAATTGCCGGGGCAGGAGCCGCGGGTGGGATGGGAGCCGCTGCCGTTGTTTTTCTCAACGCTGAACTTAGCTCAGGGATTGAACTGGTAAAGGATCTGGCCAATTTTGAAGAGATGATCACCGGAGCCGACTGGATTATTACCGGAGAAGGAAAGCTCGATGAACAGACTCTTTCCGGTAAGGCCGTTAAGGGGGTATTGGAATCGGCAAAAAGAGAAAGCATCCCTGTTGCTGCTTTTTGTGGAATTATCGAAGTCTCGGCAAGCACTGCAGAAAAACTGGGACTCTCCTATACTGTTTCAGTTTCCAGTAATATGCCTAACCTTGAAATCGCATTAAAACGCAGTTATGAGAATGTCGTAAAAGCAGCGGCCGATTTTGCCCATAAACTGAATAATACCTAGCTGAAGATATTTTAATCCTTTCAATGATATTTAAGAGTATTATGCGCATTCATAGTGACAACTCATCTTAAAAGTGAGCGATGACTTCAGCTTGTAATCTTGAAAAAAATAATTTACTTCCGCTTCATCAATTAATTTGTCGAGAAAAAGTCATGGCTTAGAGAAAGGGATTGTCAATTCTAGGTGTGATTTTCAGTAGGTATTTTAAGCTGTTACTTCAGATATCCTGCCTTCAATGAAATACATATCCATTTCTCCTCTGTTCTTAATGGCAATCACGCCCCTTGGAGTGCAAATAAACTCCTTTTTTACAAGGTGGTAGGTCATTTCACTTATATTGATCTTGCCAGCTTGAGACATAGATTCCATCCGTGCAGCTACATTAACGGCATCCCCCCAGATATCATAAGCGAACTTGTGAGTTCCCACTACACCCGCCACGACGGGACCCGAGTTGATCCCAATGCGAATATCAAAACTGAGCTCTGTTGCCTTGATATCATTTTTGGTCTCTTCCACAAAAGCCACAATATCGAGCGCTGCAGAGACCATCCTGACTGCGTGGTTTTTCTCCTCCCCGTGCAATCCGCCAACACACATATAGGAATCTCCTATGGTCTTGATTTTCTCCAGGCCATAATTTTCTATAATGGCGTCAAATTTAGAGAAATAGAAATCGATGGTCTCCACCAGGGCTTCGGGGGAAAGGTCTTCAGAGTAACTTGTAAAGCCCTTGAAATCTGTGAAGAGGACGGTCACAGATTCATATTTCCTGGCTTTCACCTTTCCATATTCTTTGAGTTCCAGTGCCGTTTCTTCAGGCAAATATTGAGTAACAGATTATCTGATCGTTCTTTTTCTTTTTCTATGATCTTTTTGGTTTTGCGAACAAATTGATTTCGCCTGTATAAACCAAAAGCCAACAGGCCGATAAGAATGAGACCTGCACTGGTAGCGATTGAAATATTGCGCTGGTTTATTCGCCTCTGATCAGCCAGGTCGAGCTCAATCTGCTTCTGAGACACCTCGTAATCTGTCCGCAGATCGGCCATTTTTTGAACTTCTGCAATATTATTGACACTATCTCTATATACTACATATTCCTTGTAGTGATTATATGCAGAACGAGGATCATTCTGAAGGTCGAAGATTTCGGCTAACTTGAGGTTAGCCTGGCTAATCTGATCTTTCAGGCCGTACTGCTGGGCCAGATCCAGGCTGCGGTAGACATAGCTTTTTGCCGTATTAATATCATTCTTTTCCAGGTAGATGTCTGCCATGTATATAAGATATACGGAAATAGGATAATAATCTTCCAATTCAATCAACACATTTATTGCCTGGTTCATGGCAGATTCTGCACGGGCATTGTCTCCCATGGCAGCATATACCATTCCCGTATTGCCTAGAGTATAGGCTGATCCCAAAGTGTATTTTAAATCCTTAAATAGTTGTTCAGCCTCTTGATTGTAGAGTAAGGCAGAATCGTATTTTTTGGAATAAAAATATTCCTCTCCTGCATTTAATAAAGTTCCGGCGAGTGATGCGCTATCAGTTGTTTGCCTTAGAATTGAAATTGCCTTGTTGTAATACATCATGGCATTGTCTTCGCTGCCTATCTCCGAATACACTCCTGCAATGGAGGTATAGAGTTTTCCTTCGGTTGAAATATCCTTAATCTTAACTGCGTAGGCGATTCCCTCAAAATAAGATTTCAGAGCAGCAGCCAGGTTACCCAGTCTTATTTCGGCATTGCCTTTCTGCAGATAACCATCGATCAGAAGTGATGTCAATGAGTCCTGCTTTGCCAGAGTTATCAGCCTTTCTGAAAATTCCCTGGCCAAAACCGGATCCGTTTCTTCCACGGCAACAATCTTTAGTCTCTCGAGGTACAATGAATCGATTGTAGGATTAGACTCAAGCAGAATCTTTATGCTATCAGAAGTATTCTGATCCTGTGCATGAAGACACATTTGTGCAAAGAAAAAAAAGCCTATAAAAATATAGGCTGAATAGTAAAAGCTTTTATG
This DNA window, taken from Muriicola soli, encodes the following:
- a CDS encoding adenylate/guanylate cyclase domain-containing protein; protein product: MPEETALELKEYGKVKARKYESVTVLFTDFKGFTSYSEDLSPEALVETIDFYFSKFDAIIENYGLEKIKTIGDSYMCVGGLHGEEKNHAVRMVSAALDIVAFVEETKNDIKATELSFDIRIGINSGPVVAGVVGTHKFAYDIWGDAVNVAARMESMSQAGKINISEMTYHLVKKEFICTPRGVIAIKNRGEMDMYFIEGRISEVTA
- a CDS encoding tetratricopeptide repeat protein; its protein translation is MRHKSFYYSAYIFIGFFFFAQMCLHAQDQNTSDSIKILLESNPTIDSLYLERLKIVAVEETDPVLAREFSERLITLAKQDSLTSLLIDGYLQKGNAEIRLGNLAAALKSYFEGIAYAVKIKDISTEGKLYTSIAGVYSEIGSEDNAMMYYNKAISILRQTTDSASLAGTLLNAGEEYFYSKKYDSALLYNQEAEQLFKDLKYTLGSAYTLGNTGMVYAAMGDNARAESAMNQAINVLIELEDYYPISVYLIYMADIYLEKNDINTAKSYVYRSLDLAQQYGLKDQISQANLKLAEIFDLQNDPRSAYNHYKEYVVYRDSVNNIAEVQKMADLRTDYEVSQKQIELDLADQRRINQRNISIATSAGLILIGLLAFGLYRRNQFVRKTKKIIEKEKERSDNLLLNICLKKRHWNSKNMER
- a CDS encoding glycerate kinase — translated: MKKIVIAPDKFKGSLTGLEFCEAAETGLRQVFNEVEIIKAPLADGGDGTIEVVRYYLNADTVEVTVNDPLFRPIKATYLFSKSSGTAYIEMAEASGLKVLKDHERNCMQTTTLGTGQLLADALGKGAKEIILGIGGSATNDAGMGMATALGFKFLDKEGDILSPVGANLIQVATIDTADVLPQLKDLVVRVACDVTNPLYGPNGAARIYAAQKGASEGEIDQLDEGLKRFARFLEKDFNIDVQQIAGAGAAGGMGAAAVVFLNAELSSGIELVKDLANFEEMITGADWIITGEGKLDEQTLSGKAVKGVLESAKRESIPVAAFCGIIEVSASTAEKLGLSYTVSVSSNMPNLEIALKRSYENVVKAAADFAHKLNNT